A DNA window from Mastacembelus armatus chromosome 11, fMasArm1.2, whole genome shotgun sequence contains the following coding sequences:
- the tmem238a gene encoding transmembrane protein 238a — protein sequence MCDGLSHCKLALAFAVLMDLLGVSSLLLGVFVPLEIKGQDFGDLLVYTGALLVLMSLGGWVLWYSGNIEGLTSAKDLGKVTSTVDRLARGLSRKIRTYRSHR from the exons ATGTGTGACGGCCTGTCCCACTGTAAACTGGCTCTGGCCTTTGCTGTGTTGATGGACTTACTGGGAGTTTCGTCTCTGCTGCTGGGAGTCTTTGTCCCTCTGGAAATCAAAGGACAGGACTTTGGAGACTTACTGGTCTATACTG GGGCCCTGCTGGTGCTCATGTCTCTGGGCGGGTGGGTGCTGTGGTACAGCGGAAACATCGAGGGGCTGACGTCGGCAAAGGACCTGGGAAAGGTCACCAGCACCGTCGACCGGCTCGCCCGCGGCCTCAGCCGCAAGATCCGCACCTACAGGAGCCATCGCTGA